The genomic interval ACATTGATGCACTTCTTCATCGTCTCTGTTTTTATCGTCATCAAGTCGTCTTCCAATTCAGCTACCCATATATTTAATCCGTCATTGAAACGATCAAAAAACAAATAAGGTTTACCATCATCATCAATAAACAAAGAATTATCAATGCATTTTTCACCCGCAATCATCGGTTCTTTTGCTTCTTGCGTAAAAGGTCCGAGCGGACTGTCGCTCGTTGCAACACAGATGTGTTCATCAGCTGAATAATACATATAGAATTTGCCATTTACGTGGTAAACTTCGGGTGCCCAGAACCACCTGTCAGCCCACACGTCTTTTTTATCCAGTGCTAATCGTCGGTCAGTCGCCTTCCAGGTTAGTAAGTCGTCTGAAGTATAAACCTCTATGCCATCAGCAGCATTTGTTCCATAAGCATAGTATACCCCCTCGTAGAGCATAATAAAAGGATCACCAAATGGCACCTCTATCGACAAGGTATCAGATGGGAATTCGGGGAGATCGTTGTTTTCCGTTGCCGAACAAGACAGACATCCTAAACTTAGTACCAGACACAATAGCGAAATGTATTTCTTCATAATTCAATTTTTGTTTTATCTTCTTTTAGAGGTTTCGTTTTCAATCATGCCATATTCAGCAACCAACCGATCATACTCGTCTTTACTGATGGTAATCATGCAGCCATGGCGAACAGAATCGGGCATACTGTACTTATCCCAATCTGAAAAAAATGTATAACCGGATGCTTGGTACCAAGGTCCGTTTAGGTTGTCAGCAATCGACAACCCATAAGATACGCCAGGGTATTGTTCATAATACATATACCATACCTTATCATCCGGAGAAGGGATCAACATCGGTGCTTCCCTGAAATTTGGGCTGATCGGATCGGCAGGTGCTGACCAAGGACCGGTTAACGAAGCCGACCGGGCAATGCGGATTGTTTTTCCGGTTGGCCAATATAAGGTTGGATAGGTTTCGTCTTTGATAACGGCAAAGTACTGATCACCGACTTTACGGATGAACACATCGATTGTACCCATTTCCAGGTCAAACAGTTTTGTCGGTTGATCTGAAAATGTCTTTAGGTCTTTCGATAAAACATACAGCGTGCGTTGGCTGGCCCAATAACGCTCCGGATCTTCTTTGGTGCCTTCTTTATGGGGTGTATGCCATGTCAGGATATACTGCGATGTTGACTTATCATAGTATAATTTTGGTGCTCCGATCCGCTGCAAAGCGTCTTGATAATCCGGTGTACTTTTTAAGTCGGGTGTATAAACGGAATGCTTCTCCCAACGAACAAGATCAGTAGAAACCCAGATAACGATATCAGGTGAGCTGTCATTATCATTGCCAGCGAGGTAATAACGCCCGTCATGCCCCTTTGTGATATCGGGATGTCCTTTGTAATCTTCAAAGACACGCTTTCGACCATTGAGTGCATTCCAGTGCAGACCATCCAGACTGACAGAATAATAAAGCCGGCCATAGTCTTGATGCGTCATATGTGCAAATAGATAAGCCTGATGAACCGCGTCATTTTGATTTTCCACCTGTCCCGGCGGATCGGGTTGCTGACCGTAAGTCGAAGCGACTATCACGGTCAGCAACAATAAAAGAATCGTTCTTCTTAACAAATCCATTTGTTTCTTATCTAGTATCCCGGATTTTGTGTCAATTTACCATCACTGTTATCAACTTCGATCTGCGGGATAGGCAGACGATTATGTTTGCCGACAACAAAGTTATTAAAATCAGCGTCTCTGGTTTTCAGCTCATCAATCCCAGCTTGCGAATCCAGCAAACCCCAACGTTTTAGATCGGCCCATCGCCATCCTTCAAAACACAACTCCAACGAACGCTCCATTTGCAATCGTTTTATAAAAGCTTCTTTCGAATTCAGACTGGCTTTATGCACGCTGTTCTGCAAAGTCGGCAGGTTAACCGATGGGCGCTGTCTTACTTTATTCACATAGCTTGCCGCTTCCGTTATGGAGCCACCTGTTTCGACGATACACTCTGCATACATTAATAAAACATCAGCATAACGAAGTATCCGATAATTATTAGGCGCAAAATAATCCTCCCGATCACGGAAATAACTTGTCGAGTATTTCCGAATAAACATATCATT from Pedobacter indicus carries:
- a CDS encoding glycoside hydrolase family 43 protein, with protein sequence MKKYISLLCLVLSLGCLSCSATENNDLPEFPSDTLSIEVPFGDPFIMLYEGVYYAYGTNAADGIEVYTSDDLLTWKATDRRLALDKKDVWADRWFWAPEVYHVNGKFYMYYSADEHICVATSDSPLGPFTQEAKEPMIAGEKCIDNSLFIDDDGKPYLFFDRFNDGLNIWVAELEDDLMTIKTETMKKCINVSQDWEEVWPRVNEGPYVLKHDGKYYMTYSANSYESPFYGIGFATADHVNGPWTKYDGNPILQKPGHLVGVGHSAMFEDKDGQLRIVFHSHRSESKIHPRYMNISTVSFEEKDGETIMVIDPNFITPKLIVE
- a CDS encoding glycoside hydrolase family 43 protein, which translates into the protein MDLLRRTILLLLLTVIVASTYGQQPDPPGQVENQNDAVHQAYLFAHMTHQDYGRLYYSVSLDGLHWNALNGRKRVFEDYKGHPDITKGHDGRYYLAGNDNDSSPDIVIWVSTDLVRWEKHSVYTPDLKSTPDYQDALQRIGAPKLYYDKSTSQYILTWHTPHKEGTKEDPERYWASQRTLYVLSKDLKTFSDQPTKLFDLEMGTIDVFIRKVGDQYFAVIKDETYPTLYWPTGKTIRIARSASLTGPWSAPADPISPNFREAPMLIPSPDDKVWYMYYEQYPGVSYGLSIADNLNGPWYQASGYTFFSDWDKYSMPDSVRHGCMITISKDEYDRLVAEYGMIENETSKRR